The Lycium ferocissimum isolate CSIRO_LF1 chromosome 1, AGI_CSIRO_Lferr_CH_V1, whole genome shotgun sequence genome includes a region encoding these proteins:
- the LOC132054476 gene encoding uncharacterized protein LOC132054476 — protein sequence MDSSNLTSLPEEGSEETHNLPSAFSSVPSRPPIRKSSEKYAPLDWSDYFDQEDDIQIPDSDDVFHVYMAGTEGPVIFCLHGGGYSGLSFALAASKLKEKARIMAMDLRGHGKSSTQNDVDLSIETLCSDVISVLKTMYGDAPPAIVLVGHSMGGAVAIHVAAKKSLPSLAGLVVVDVVEGTAMASLIHMQKILSNRMQHFSTPEKAIEWSVKSGSLRNIDSARVSIPSTLKYDDSKKCYTHRARLEETEQYWRGWYEGLSEKFLSSPVPKLLLLAGTDRLDRTLTIGQMQGKFQMVVVRHTGHAIQEDVPDEFVNLILNFISHNRIGPHGIEIPGLRRPPQSKP from the exons ATGGATTCATCAAACCTTACATCACTTCCAGAAGAAGGCTCAGAAGAAACCCACAATCTTCCTTCTGCCTTTTCTTCTGTCCCTTCTCGCCCTCCCATTCG GAAGTCTTCAGAGAAATATGCACCTTTAGACTGGTCAGATTATTTCGATCAAGAGGATGACATTCAGATCCCAGATTCAGATGAT GTATTTCATGTTTATATGGCAGGAACTGAAGGCCCTGTTATTTTTTGCCTGCATGGTGGTGGTTATTCTGG GCTCTCATTTGCATTGGCAGCAAGCAAACTTAAGGAGAAAGCTAGGATAATGGCCATGGATCTAAGAGGACATGGAAAGTCATCTACTCAAAATGATGTAGATTTGTCCATTGAG ACGCTATGCAGTGATGTGATTTCTGTTTTGAAGACAATGTATGGAGATGCTCCGCCTGCAATTGTGCTTGTTGGTCACAG TATGGGAGGTGCAGTTGCAATTCATGTTGCTGCAAAAAAATCACTTCCAAGTCTGGCTGGCTTGGTGGTTGTGGACGTTGTTGAG GGTACAGCAATGGCCTCATTGATTCATATGCAGAAGATTCTGTCGAACAGGATGCAGCATTTCTCGACCCCTGAAAAAGCG ATTGAATGGAGTGTCAAATCAGGCTCTTTGAGAAATATTGACTCTGCTCGTGTATCAATCCCCAGCACATTGAAATATGATGACTCAAAAAAATG TTACACGCATAGAGCAAGACTTGAAGAAACCGAACAGTATTGGAGAGGGTG GTATGAAGGCCTTTCAGAAAAGTTTTTGTCATCTCCTGTGCCAAAGTTATTGCTTTTAGCTGGGACAGACAGACTTGACAG AACCCTCACAATAGGTCAAATGCAAGGGAAGTTCCAAATGGTGGTCGTCAGACACACAGGCCATGCTATACAG GAAGATGTGCCTGATGAATTTGTCAATTTGATACTCAATTTTATTTCCCATAATCGAATAGGCCCACATGGAATTGAG ATACCTGGACTTCGTCGACCCCCTCAGTCAAAACCTTGA